A genomic stretch from Carbonactinospora thermoautotrophica includes:
- a CDS encoding DNA-directed RNA polymerase subunit alpha: protein MLIAQRPTLTEEVVDEYRSRFVIEPLEPGFGYTLGNSLRRTLLSSIPGAAVTSIRIDGVLHEFSTVPGVKEDVTDIILNIKQLVVSSEHDEPVVMYLRKQGPGVVTAADIAPPAGVEVHNPDLHIATLNAKGKLEMELTVERGRGYVSAAQNKQAGQEIGRIPVDSIYSPVLRVSYRVEATRVEQRTDFDKLIIDVETKPSMKPRDAVASAGKTLVELFGLARELNVEAEGIDMGPSPTDAALAADMALPIEELELTVRSYNCLKREGIHTVGELVSRSEADLLDIRNFGQKSIEEVKQKLAAMGLSLKDSPPGFDAGAAAASYGTDDDDQRFAETEQY, encoded by the coding sequence TTGCTCATCGCACAGCGACCCACGCTCACCGAAGAAGTCGTCGACGAGTACCGTTCACGGTTCGTGATCGAGCCGCTGGAGCCGGGTTTCGGCTACACCCTCGGTAACTCGCTGCGGCGCACCCTCCTGTCGTCGATTCCCGGTGCCGCGGTCACCAGCATCCGGATCGACGGCGTTCTGCACGAGTTCTCGACCGTGCCGGGCGTCAAGGAGGACGTGACCGACATCATCCTCAACATCAAGCAGCTCGTCGTCAGCTCCGAGCACGACGAGCCGGTGGTCATGTACCTGCGCAAGCAGGGCCCCGGCGTGGTGACCGCCGCGGACATCGCGCCGCCGGCCGGCGTCGAGGTGCACAACCCCGACCTGCACATCGCCACCCTCAACGCCAAGGGCAAGCTGGAGATGGAGCTGACGGTCGAGCGCGGCCGCGGCTACGTCTCCGCCGCGCAGAACAAGCAGGCCGGCCAGGAGATCGGCCGGATCCCGGTCGACTCGATCTACTCGCCGGTGCTGCGGGTCTCGTACCGGGTCGAGGCGACGCGTGTCGAGCAGCGCACCGACTTCGACAAGCTGATCATCGATGTCGAGACCAAGCCGTCGATGAAGCCGCGTGACGCGGTGGCGAGCGCCGGCAAGACCCTGGTCGAGCTGTTCGGCCTGGCGCGCGAGCTCAACGTCGAGGCCGAGGGCATCGACATGGGTCCTTCGCCGACCGACGCGGCGCTGGCGGCTGACATGGCGCTGCCGATCGAGGAGCTGGAGCTCACCGTCCGGTCGTACAACTGCCTCAAGCGCGAAGGCATCCACACCGTCGGCGAGCTGGTGTCGCGGAGTGAGGCGGATCTGCTGGACATCCGCAACTTCGGCCAGAAGTCCATCGAGGAGGTCAAGCAGAAGCTGGCCGCGATGGGCCTGTCGCTGAAGGACAGCCCGCCCGGGTTCGACGCGGGCGCCGCTGCGGCGTCGTACGGCACGGACGACGACGACCAGCGTTTCGCCGAGACCGAGCAGTACTGA
- a CDS encoding MFS transporter encodes MTSSAGVGFRELLLHREIRGVLLAQATSDIGDNFTRVAVATLVLVRADSALLSALTFAIAFVPPLFGTPLLTPFADRLSRKSVMLLCDLARAGIVAVLTVAAWLEAPLAALFGLLVLSEIFGVPFRAARQAMLPDILPDQQRFLAVQGLSQTLNQTNQVIGLVSGGLLTSLTHPVLALSIDGLSFLVSGLLVATHVVRRSAPLPGKIGASTLVSDMGQAVRMIFSEPVRRAFVPFAWGIAYVLVAPEAVALLYAQQQGSRGLSGFLLASVPAGAAIGAVIVTRRSPARALDHMRLTAILAAIPLVLTGLNPPLPVTLALWVLAGLAQGFFVPTMFMTVTLATPMEYRGRVIGFASSIFSVMTVVGYVSTGALADLWSPAAAVASAGVFGVLVAAGLIAAWPGDALRRLVDQGTPARA; translated from the coding sequence GTGACCAGCAGTGCCGGAGTGGGCTTCCGGGAGCTTCTGCTCCATCGCGAGATCCGCGGCGTTCTCCTCGCGCAAGCCACGAGCGACATCGGTGACAACTTCACCCGCGTGGCCGTGGCCACTCTCGTCCTCGTCCGCGCCGACTCCGCGCTGCTCTCCGCGCTCACGTTCGCGATCGCGTTCGTGCCGCCGCTGTTCGGCACCCCGCTCCTCACCCCCTTCGCGGACCGGCTGTCTCGCAAGAGCGTGATGCTGCTGTGCGACCTGGCGCGCGCCGGGATCGTCGCGGTGCTCACCGTGGCGGCCTGGCTCGAGGCGCCGCTCGCCGCACTGTTCGGGCTGCTCGTCCTGAGTGAGATCTTCGGGGTGCCGTTCCGCGCCGCCCGGCAGGCCATGCTCCCGGACATCCTGCCCGACCAGCAGCGGTTCCTCGCCGTGCAGGGGCTGTCCCAGACGCTCAACCAGACCAACCAGGTGATCGGCCTGGTCTCAGGCGGCCTGCTGACCTCACTCACCCACCCGGTGCTCGCGCTGTCGATCGACGGGCTGTCCTTCCTCGTCTCCGGGCTGCTGGTCGCCACCCACGTGGTACGGCGGAGCGCCCCCCTGCCGGGGAAGATCGGCGCCAGCACACTTGTCTCCGACATGGGCCAGGCCGTGCGGATGATCTTCTCCGAACCCGTCCGGCGCGCGTTCGTGCCGTTCGCCTGGGGCATCGCGTACGTGCTGGTCGCTCCCGAGGCGGTGGCGCTGCTGTACGCACAGCAGCAAGGATCCCGGGGCCTGAGCGGTTTCCTGCTGGCCTCCGTCCCGGCCGGCGCCGCGATCGGGGCGGTGATCGTCACCCGCCGGTCCCCCGCCCGGGCGCTGGATCACATGCGCCTGACCGCGATCCTGGCCGCGATCCCGCTGGTGCTGACCGGACTGAACCCGCCGCTGCCCGTGACCCTGGCGCTATGGGTGCTGGCCGGCCTCGCCCAGGGCTTCTTCGTGCCCACCATGTTCATGACCGTGACGCTGGCTACCCCGATGGAGTACCGCGGCCGGGTCATCGGCTTCGCGTCGTCGATCTTCTCGGTCATGACGGTCGTGGGGTACGTCAGCACCGGCGCCCTCGCCGACCTGTGGAGCCCGGCGGCGGCGGTGGCGTCGGCCGGTGTGTTCGGCGTGCTGGTGGCGGCTGGGCTGATCGCCGCCTGGCCCGGGGACGCGCTGCGCCGGCTCGTCGACCAGGGGACCCCGGCCCGGGCCTGA
- the rpsM gene encoding 30S ribosomal protein S13 — translation MARLVGVDLPRDKRLEVALTYIYGIGRTRAKETLAATGISPDLRVRDLGDEELIKLRDWIEANYKVEGDLRREVAADIRRKIEIGCYQGLRHRRGLPVRGQRTHTNARTRKGPRKTVAGKKKPGKK, via the coding sequence ATGGCACGTCTCGTCGGTGTCGACCTGCCGCGTGACAAGCGGCTCGAGGTCGCCCTGACTTACATCTACGGCATCGGCCGTACGCGCGCCAAGGAGACCCTCGCGGCGACCGGCATCAGCCCGGATCTTCGCGTGCGGGACCTCGGCGACGAAGAGCTGATCAAGCTCCGGGACTGGATCGAGGCCAACTACAAGGTCGAGGGTGACCTCCGGCGCGAAGTCGCCGCGGACATCCGCCGCAAGATCGAGATCGGCTGCTACCAGGGCCTGCGGCACCGTCGCGGCCTGCCGGTTCGCGGCCAGCGCACGCACACCAACGCGCGTACCCGGAAGGGTCCGCGCAAGACGGTCGCCGGCAAGAAGAAGCCAGGCAAGAAGTAG
- the rpsD gene encoding 30S ribosomal protein S4, whose translation MARYTGADCKRCRREKMKLFLKGSKCESPKCPIESRPYPPGEHGRGRAKESEYLLQKREKQKCARIYGVLEKQFRNYYEEANRKQGKTGENLLRILESRLDNVVYRAGFAKSRDMARQLVRHGHFLVNGKKVDIPSYRVSENDIIEVRRSSLELTPFVVARAEAGEKNVPAWLEVIPSKMRILVHSLPSRQVIDTPVQEQLIVELYSK comes from the coding sequence ATGGCTCGTTACACCGGTGCGGACTGCAAGCGCTGCCGCCGCGAGAAGATGAAGCTGTTCCTCAAGGGCAGCAAGTGCGAGTCCCCCAAGTGCCCCATCGAGAGCCGGCCGTACCCACCGGGTGAGCACGGCCGCGGTCGCGCCAAGGAGAGCGAGTACCTGCTCCAGAAGCGCGAGAAGCAGAAGTGCGCGCGCATCTACGGCGTCCTCGAGAAGCAGTTCCGCAACTACTACGAGGAGGCCAACCGGAAGCAGGGCAAGACCGGTGAGAACCTGCTCCGGATCCTGGAGAGCCGTCTGGACAACGTCGTGTACCGCGCGGGCTTCGCGAAGAGCCGCGACATGGCCCGGCAGCTGGTGCGGCACGGCCACTTCCTGGTCAACGGGAAGAAGGTTGACATCCCGTCGTACCGGGTCAGCGAGAATGACATCATCGAGGTGCGCAGGAGTTCGCTGGAGCTGACTCCGTTCGTGGTCGCTCGGGCCGAGGCCGGTGAGAAGAACGTGCCGGCGTGGCTCGAGGTCATCCCCTCGAAGATGCGCATCCTCGTCCACTCGCTCCCGTCCCGGCAGGTCATCGACACGCCGGTGCAGGAGCAGCTGATCGTCGAGCTCTACTCCAAGTAA
- the rpmJ gene encoding 50S ribosomal protein L36: MKVKPSVKKICNKCRIIRRHGRVMVICEDPRHKQRQG, translated from the coding sequence ATGAAGGTCAAGCCGAGCGTCAAGAAGATCTGCAACAAGTGCCGCATCATCCGGCGCCACGGCCGGGTCATGGTCATCTGCGAGGACCCGCGCCACAAGCAGCGCCAGGGCTGA
- the rpsK gene encoding 30S ribosomal protein S11: MPPKSRQSGAKKVRRKEKKNIAHGHAHIKSTFNNTIISITDPQGNVISWASAGQVGFKGSRKSTPFAAQMAAEAAARRAQEHGMRKVDVFVKGPGSGRETAIRSLQAVGLEVGSIQDVTPVPHNGCRPPKRRRV; encoded by the coding sequence ATGCCTCCTAAGAGCCGTCAGTCCGGCGCCAAGAAGGTGCGCCGCAAGGAAAAGAAGAACATCGCCCACGGGCACGCGCACATCAAGAGCACGTTCAACAACACCATCATCTCGATCACGGACCCGCAGGGGAACGTGATCTCGTGGGCCAGCGCTGGGCAGGTCGGCTTCAAGGGCTCGCGTAAGTCGACCCCGTTTGCCGCGCAGATGGCTGCCGAGGCCGCCGCGCGCCGCGCCCAGGAGCACGGCATGCGCAAGGTCGACGTGTTCGTCAAGGGCCCCGGATCCGGTCGGGAGACCGCGATCCGTTCCCTGCAGGCCGTCGGCCTGGAGGTGGGGTCGATTCAGGACGTGACCCCCGTGCCGCACAACGGCTGCCGTCCGCCGAAGCGTCGTCGGGTCTGA
- the infA gene encoding translation initiation factor IF-1 — MPKKEGAIEIEGTVIESLPNAMFRVQLDNGHKVLAHISGKMRMHYIRILPDDRVVVELSPYDLTRGRIVYRYK; from the coding sequence ATGCCCAAGAAGGAAGGGGCCATCGAAATCGAGGGCACCGTTATCGAATCACTCCCGAACGCCATGTTCCGGGTGCAACTCGACAACGGGCACAAGGTCCTCGCGCACATCAGCGGGAAGATGCGGATGCACTACATCCGGATCCTTCCCGATGACCGGGTGGTCGTCGAGCTGAGCCCGTACGACCTGACCCGGGGTCGGATCGTCTACCGGTACAAGTAA